The Gemmatimonadota bacterium nucleotide sequence GCACGGTGGAGCTCTACTTCAGGCAGGAATACACGCGGTTCGAGACGTTGGGGCGGGATGACCGAGCGGAACGCGCGGACTGAACCCTCGGAAGCGAGGGTGGGGGTGGTGATCGCCGGTGCGGGCTCGGGAAGAAGATTGGGAGGCGTGAGCAAGGCCTTGCTCGAAATGGGAGGGAGATCCCTCCTCGAACATTCTCTCGCCCCCTTCCTCGCGGAATCTCGCACTGCGGCGGTCGTCGTCGCCCTTCCCCCCGCCGAGGTCGTCGAGCCGCCTGCGCGACTTGTCAGGTTGTCGCGGGTGAAGTTCGTCGGGGGAGGGAAGGAGAGAGCGGAATCGGTGAAGGCCGCCCTGGAGACGCTTCCCACCGGTCTCGACGTGATCGCCGTCCACGACGCCGCTCGGCCGCTGGTGACGGAAGACACGGTCACGAAGTGCTTCGACCTCGCGCTGACGGGAGTGGGCGCCGTCGCCGGGATTCCGGTGGTGGATTCCATGAAGCGCGTCGATGGGGCCGGGCGGGTGCTGGAAGAGGTCGAACGCGAGTATCTCTGGCACGCGCACACGCCCCAGTGCTTTCCGGCCGATTTCCTGCTCCGGGCCTACCGGGCAGGGTTCGGCGACGCCGGGAGCGCGATGGTCGCCGACGAGGCGTCACTGGCCGCCCATATGGGATTTCCGGTGGTCATGGTGGCCGAGGATTCCCCCAACCCCAAGATCACATATCGAAGCGACCTCGAGCTCGCCGAGGCCGTCCTTTCCCGACGGCGATGACGGGACGGGCCTGCAAACACCTCGACGATCCCCGCCCGGCGGGGGGTCGCGCACCCGGCGGACCGCGCGTGGGGCAGACGGAGGTCATCGACCTCGTCGGCGACCCGGACGCCTCGCTCCTTCCGGCCCTCGACTGCCTCGACCGCCACGGTATCCTCGCATACCCAACCGAAACGGTATACGGACTCGGTTCGCTCGCGACGCCCCGAGGGGTCTCGAGCCTGGCAGCCGCGAAGAACCGCCCGCCGAATCGTCCTTTCATTGTTCTGGTGGGCTCGAAGGCCCAGGCGGATAGCCTCGCTTGGAATTCTGCGGCCGAAAGACTCGTCGAACGCTTCTGGCCAGGGCCGCTCACCATCGTGCTCGGAGATCCCGACCGGAGCTTTCCGCCGGGCGTGCGCAGCGTCGAAGGAGGCGTGGCCGTTCGACTCTCACCCGATCCCGCAGTCAGGCGTCTGCTGGACGAGCTTGGGGAACCGGTCACCTCGACCAGCGCCAATCTTCCCGGCGAGAGTCCGGCTCTCACCGCAGCTTCGGCAGTGGAGACGCTGCGGCGCATCGGGGTAGTGGGCGGATGCGTCATCGACGGAGGAGCCAGGGTCGATACGGCTCCCTCCACTCTGGTGACCTGCACCACGCCGGCCCCCAGGATTCTCCGGGAAGGCGCGGTGCCGAAACCGCTGATCCTCGACCTTTTCTGACATGGACTCACCGAATGGGAGTACCGCTCTGCACGTGCTCTTCGTGTGCGCCGGCAACACCTGCCGGAGCCCGATGGCGGAAGCGATAGCGGTGAGGAAGGCATCCGATCTCTCCAGACGAGTCGAGTTTCGCTCTGCGGGAACCGCCGCCCATGAGGGAGATCCCGTTACCGGGGGCGCACTGCGGGCCGCCGCGAGGGCGGGACTCGACCTCGCCCGACACACCGCTACCCTCGTCGATGAGGAGATCGCGAACTGGGCGGATGTTATACTGGTTATGTCTCCCGGCCACCTTGCTCGGCTGCGCCGACTGGGTGCGGGCGACCGCAGTTTCCTCCTCTCCGCGTTTTCCACCGCCAAAGAGGCTCCGTCCGCGGAGGACGTCGGGGTTCCCGACCCCTTCGGCGGAGGCTCCGACGTCTACGAACACACCTTCGCCGTGCTCGAAGGACTGGTCGAGGACGCCATCCACCGCCTCGAAGGCTGACCCTGCGCACCGGAAAGACATGCCGAAACCCGAACATCCCCAAGTCCTGGCGTTGCTGGGCGACCCGGTAGCCCACTCCCTCTCCCCGCCAGTTGTGAACGCGGCTTGCGCGGCCGCAGGCGTGAAGGGCGTCTATGTGGCCATCCGATGCGGTGAAGACGATCTCGGCGGTCTGATTCGCGGCATTTCGAGGGGCGGAGCGGGCGGCAACGTCACCCTGCCTTACAAGGAGCGGGCCGCGAGGATCGTCGAGGTACCCACCGCGGCCGTCCGCCGCTCGGGCGCCTGCAACACCTTCTGGAGGGGGGATGACGGCCGGGTGCACGGCGACAACACCGACGTCGCCGGTTTCCAGCGGGCGGTCGAACACCTGTGCGGCCGGTCGGCGCAAGGTATGCGCGTCCTGCTTCTGGGCGCCGGGGGCGCGGCGCGCGCCGTGCTTCTGGCGCTTGTGAAAGATGGAGTGGACCAGGTCACGGTCAGGAACCGGTCGCTGGAACGAGCGAGAAGGGTGGCGCGGCGCATCGGCGGATTTCGGGCTCGGGTCGCCAACGTTCAGGAAGACATAGACGGCGAATCCTTCGACCTGGTCGTGAACGCGACCTCGTTGGGGATGAAGGAGAGCGACGGAAGGGTCTTGAACTTCGAGCGCCTGCGCAAGATCGGATACGTTCTCGATCTGGTCTACCGGGCCGATTCGACCCGGCTCGTGCAAAGCGCGGTCGAGCTGGGCATTCCGGCCGCCGACGGCAAGGAGATGCTCGTCCAGCAGGCGGCCGTCGCCTTCGAACGCTGGTGGAAGCGGCCCGCGCCGATCGAGGTCATGCGGGAGGCGGTCGCCGCCGCGTGCGAGTAGCCGTTCTCCACGGGCTGCTGGCCGACCACCTGCGCACCGCCGCCGACTTCTTCCTGCCCGCGGGATGCGCCGCCTGCCAGGGCTGGATTCCCGGAGGAAAGGATGCCGCGCTCGTGTGCGCCTCGTGCCGGGGACGGCTGCGGCCCGCCCCGTGGCCCCGCTGCCCGCGCTGTCACTATCCGGCGAGGGGCGGTCCGAGAGCCGATAACGGCGAGTGCGGGAACTGCGCTCTCTGGGATCCCGATCTGTTTGCCGCGCGGTACTCCTACGTCCTCTGTCCGGTCAGCTCCCGGCTCGTGCGGGGGCTGAAGTACGGCGATTGGCCTGAACTCGCGGAGCCGCTGGCCGAAGCTTTGGTCGAGCTCGAGCTGCCCGCCTCCTCCGAAATCGGGGGCGGGGTCGAAGCGGGGATCCCGTCGGGATCGGGCCTCGATTCCCTCGTTCGAAGAGTAGTCGCCTACGTTCCCGCCACACCGGACCGCGAGAGCCGCCGGGGCTACAACCAGTCCAAGGAGATCGCGCGTCGCTACGCGGCGGAGAAGGGCCTTCCGATCGTCGATCTTCTCGAACGGCGCGGGAGCGAGGTGTCGCAGACCGCCCTGCGTCCGACCGAGCGTTTCGCCAACGTCCGCGACGCCTTTCGCCCCAAGGGTAACGCGACACTGGATCCCGGTACCGAGGTTCACCTCGTCGACGACGTTCTGACCACCGGAGCCACCGCTTCGGCGGCGAGCGCGGCGCTGGTTCGGTGCGGCGCGGGCAGGGTTATCTTGCTCACGTTCGCTCGAGCCGTCCCCGAACTGGATCACCGCTTTCGTCGGTGACGTGCGGGTCCCCTCAGCTTGCGTCCCACAACCCACGAGGACCTGAATTTTGTCCGTCAAATTAGCGATCAACGGCTTCGGCAGGATCGGCAGACACGCTCTGCGAGCCGTAGCCGTGAGTGAGAGAAACGATGTCAAGATAGTGGCCGTCAACGACTTGGCGTCTATCGACACACTCGCGCACCTTCTGCGCTACGACTCGATGCACGGTCGCTACCCCGGCTCGGTCGAGGTCGACGAATCCGCGAGCGCGATCCTGGTGGACGGCGCCCTCGTGCGAGTGCTGAGCGAGCCGAGACCCGAGCGGATTCCCTGGGGAGAGCTCGGTGTGGATGTGGCGCTCGAGTCGACGGGACGCTTCCGTTCGCGGGAGGACGCGGCTCTGCACCTGGAGGCCGGCGCCCGCAAGGTCGTGATCTCCGCTCCGGGCAACGGCGTGGACGCCACGTTCGTGCTGGGTGTGAACCACGACACCTACTCCAGGCGGGATCATCACGTGGTCTCGAACGCGAGCTGCACCACCAACTGCCTGGCGCCGGTGGTGAAGGTGATCGCGGACCGCTTCGGTTTCAAGCGAGGTCTGGTGACCACCGTGCACTCGTACACCAACGGCCAGAACATCATCGACGCCCCGCACAAGGATCTCCGTCGCGCACGCGCCGCCGCCGTGTCCATGATCCCCACGACGACCGGAGCGGCCCGGGCCACCGGGGTCGTTCTTCCGGAGGTGCAGGGGCGGATCGACGGGCTCTCCGTCAGGGTACCGACCGCCGACGTCTCCCTCATCGATCTGGTCGCCGAGGTCGAGTCCGACGCGTCGGCCGAGTCCGTGAACGACGCCATGCGCCAGGCCTCCGCCGGACCGCTCGCCGGCATTCTGGAGGTCTCGGACGAACCTCTGGTTTCAGTGGACTTCGTCGGCAACCCTCACAGCGCCGTCGTGGACGCAATGAGCACCGCCGTCATCGAGCGCCGAATGGTCAAGGTGCTGGCCTGGTACGACAACGAATGGGGATACGCCAACCGCCTGGTCGATCTCGCCGCCGTGGTGGGAGCGTAGCTGGGGAGGTTCGGCGGTGCGCGTCCCTCCTCACCTTGACGCGCAACCTGCACGGGATGTTAGGTAGATTATTCCACGAGGAGCGGAAGGGGTAGGGTACATTTCCGATGGAACAGGATCGATGAGCTCAGTACAAACACGTCGAACGGCGGCGGTTGCTCCTGCACCGCTGGGGGGAGCTGCTGATCGGACGTTGCCCGAAGATTTCGAGCGGTGGTTCAGCGAGCACCGAGGCACCATCTTCCGCTATGTGCGTTTCCGAGTGGCGAACCGGGAATCGGCCGAGGACGTCACGTCGGAGGTGTTCATGAAGGCGCTCCGAGCCTTCAGGACCTACAACCCGTCCAAGGCGGCCCCGCGCACCTGGTTGATGACCATCGCCCGCAACTCGGTGACGGACCATCTTCGGCATCTCCAGCGCCACGGTTCGAATCATGTTTCACTTGACCGCATGCCCGACCTGGTTTCGTCGTTGCCCTCGCCGGAAGAGCGGGTCCTGCGCGAGGAGAGGGTCCGGCGTCTGCTGAACGCGGTGCGCATGCTGAGGAAAAACGAACAGGAGATCCTTTCGCTCCGGTACGGATCGGGTCTGCGCAACACCGAGATCGCGGAACAGCTGGGAGTGTCGGCCAACGCAGTGGCGGTGAGGATGCATCGCGCTCTCAAGCGCCTGAAGCTCACGGTCGGCGAAAACCCGGAGTTCGATGCCAATGGCAGATCCGATTCGAACGGGGGTTCCTCATCCTGTTGCGGGATGGCCGGTTCCGAATGAACGACTGGAAGCTCCCCGACGAACTCGAGGCTCTCGACCTGGAGCTCGACTCGATCCGCTACACGGAACGGGCATCGTTCGGTGCCGAACTTCGCCGGGAGCTCCAAGAAAAGTGGGAGTCCGAGTACTCGGAAGAGAAACCCGGTGCGGCGCGACGGCTGACGCTCGCCTTCGAACGCTTCTCGGCGAACCGACTCAGGCGCGAAGCTGCCCTTGCGACGTTGACCGTAGCTGCTACCGCTCTGGCATTCCTCTTTTTGATTCCCGGACCTCGGCAAGGCTTGCCGACCGACGTGCCGAAGGTCGCGGGCGGGATGATCGCGGACGTTCCGGGAGCTTACGCCGCCCTCCTCCACCTCGACTTCACCGGACCCGACCGACGCGCTCTGCTCGTTGACGCCCTCAAGGTCGTCTATCCGAATACGGCCTTCGACGATCTGCGCTTGCTGGTCGAGGGATCGAAACCTCGGACCATGAGCCCTACCCGCTGGAACGCCTTCGCCGAGAGAGCCTTCCAAAGAGCCGCAGGCAGCTCTCCCGACAACGCGGCTCCACTCCTTGCTCTGGCGAGGATCCGGGCCGGACAGGGGATGCGCGATCAAGCCGCCGGACTGTTCGAGCAGGGCATCGCACGGGTGACCGAACATCCGTCCATGGCCTCACCGGAGCTCGTGGCTTCGCTTCTCGTGGAGAGGGGCGAGCTCTGGCTCGAGGGACAAGCCGCGGACGTCCTGCGAGGTTCCGTACCGACTTCGGCGATCAATCCCGACAGCTGTCCGGAGGTGACCTCGTCCGACGGATCCAGCCTCCGTGCTTCGACGCGACAGCTCGTAGCGTGGAACTACCTCTGTCCCGACGAGTTCGGCTTCCTGATCGCGAATTCGTTCGAGGCCGACAGCATCGGAGCGTTCGGGCGAACGACGACCCCCGACAGATTGAGCCACTCGCTCTTCGCCGTTGCGGCCGAGATCGACCCCGGGCACGCGGACGCCAACGTGAACTACCTCCTGCCGTTCACCGACGGACGCTGGCACGAGCTGCTCAGAGGCGCCGAGCGTTTTCGAGCTGCCTCCGCAGGTGCGCCGGAGGCCCATATCCTCTCGGGGCTCGCCTTGCAGAGACTCGGAAGAAGCGCCGAAGCCGCCCTCCACCTGCAGATCGCTCTCGATCTGCTACCTTATGCCAAGGCCCGAGCGATACGCGACGTGACCTCTCTGCTCACGGGCAGGGAACTCGTACTCTATCGCTCGCTGAACGGCTCCGAGAGGCAGGTCTGGGAGGAGGAATTCTGGGCCGGCCTCGACCCGGATCCGACCACCCCGGTGAACGAGCGCGAAGTGGAACACCTGGCTCGGGCCGGCCAAGCCTTGCTGCGCTTCGGTGATCTCACGTGCGATCCCGCCCAGGTCTGGGTCCGGTACGGCAGACCGTCCCTTATCCGTGTCGTCTCGGGGGACGGAGAGCACGACACCGAATTCTGGGACATCGGCACCGGCACCGACGCCACGTTCGTGCGTCTCGACCCCCGCCTTCCACCCGTCCTCACGCTCGAGGGCCGGGCGTATCTGGACGACCTTTCGGACACCTTCCCGCATCGCGGCGTGATTACCGACGGTTGACCGCCCGTGGACAACTTCCAGCAGTCTGAACCTCCGCCCGCGAAGCGGTCGATCGTCGATGTCCCGCGGAGAAAGCTGTTCGGCGCGCGAACGGTGGTACGCGCGGATCTCAACCTGCCGATGGTCGACGGCGAGATCACCGACGACGCCAGGGCTCGGGCGGTCGTCCCCACGTTCCGGTACCTCGTCGGGAACGCTGCTCGCGTGTGCGTGCTTTCGCACTTCGGCAGGCCCGGAGGCAGGCCGGATCCGGCACACTCCCTCGCCCCGGTCGCGAAGACCTTGGCTTCGCTGCTGGATCACCCCGTGCGCTTCGTCGAGGATTCGACACCTGCGGTCGCCCTCGCGCGGACCTCCGACCTGGCGCCGGGCGAGATCGCGCTCCTCGAGAACACCCGCTTCCACCCCGGAGAGACCGGAAACGATCACGAATTGGCCGACGGCTGGGCCGGTCTGGGCGAGATAATGGTCAACGACGCGTTCGGAGCCGCGCACAGGGCGCACGCGTCCACCTCCGGCCTGGCCCACGCGGTGCGCGCCCGGGGCGGGATCGCGGTCGCGGGAATGCTGATGACCCGAGAGCTGCTCTTCCTGGCGCACGCCCTCCACGATCCGATCCGCCCCTTCAACGCGTTCCTGGGCGGCGCCAAGATCGCCGGCAAGTTGACTCTCGTGGATCGTCTGCTCGGGAAGGTCGACGCTCTCATGATCGGCGGGGCGATCGCCAATACCTTCCTGGCCGCCTGCGGCCATGAGGTGGGGGCTTCCCTGGTCGATTCCGAGCGAATCGGCCTGGCGGCGGAGTTCCTGAAACGCGGCCGAGACCGGATCGAGCTCCCGGCGGACTGCGTGGTGACCGAGAGACTCGTCGCCGGCGCGCCGCACCGCGTGGTTCGTGCCAACGAGGTGGGGCCTCGCGATATGATCGTGGATATCGGGCCGGAGACGGTCGCCCGTTTTCGGGAACGTGTGCGGGACTCTCGCACCGTCGTGATGAACGGCCCCTTCGGCGTCCTCGACCTGCCCGCGTACGCTCGCGGCACCGCTCAGGTGCTCGAAGAGATCGCGCGCTTGTGCGAGACGGACGGAATCGGCATTCTGGGTGGCGGAGATTCGGCTGCGGCGGCACGTATGGCGGGGCTGGTCGAGCGGCTGACCCATGTGTCGACGGGCGGTGGTGCGTCCCTGGCGCTTCTCGCCGGGGAAAATCTGCCCGGCGTCGACTGCCTGAACGATGTCCTGCAAGCCGCCGCCGAGCCGCCGGCCCGGGTCGGAGTCGGCGCATGAGCGTGATCGCCGGAAACTGGAAGATGCATCACGCTCCGCGGGACGCGGAGGCGTTCTTCGACGCCTTCGATATCGCCGAAACGGATCCGGACCACGAGATCGTCATCTTCCCGCCGACGGTCTCGCTCTGGGCGGCGCACCGAAGAACCCGCTCGAATCCCCGCATCCGCCTCGGCGCACAGAACGTGCACTGGCGGAGCTCGGGAGCCTACACGGGCGAGCTCTCGGCGTCCATGGCGGTTCGGGCGGGCGCCAGTCACG carries:
- a CDS encoding sigma-70 family RNA polymerase sigma factor, yielding MSSVQTRRTAAVAPAPLGGAADRTLPEDFERWFSEHRGTIFRYVRFRVANRESAEDVTSEVFMKALRAFRTYNPSKAAPRTWLMTIARNSVTDHLRHLQRHGSNHVSLDRMPDLVSSLPSPEERVLREERVRRLLNAVRMLRKNEQEILSLRYGSGLRNTEIAEQLGVSANAVAVRMHRALKRLKLTVGENPEFDANGRSDSNGGSSSCCGMAGSE
- a CDS encoding ComF family protein, with translation MRVAVLHGLLADHLRTAADFFLPAGCAACQGWIPGGKDAALVCASCRGRLRPAPWPRCPRCHYPARGGPRADNGECGNCALWDPDLFAARYSYVLCPVSSRLVRGLKYGDWPELAEPLAEALVELELPASSEIGGGVEAGIPSGSGLDSLVRRVVAYVPATPDRESRRGYNQSKEIARRYAAEKGLPIVDLLERRGSEVSQTALRPTERFANVRDAFRPKGNATLDPGTEVHLVDDVLTTGATASAASAALVRCGAGRVILLTFARAVPELDHRFRR
- a CDS encoding threonylcarbamoyl-AMP synthase, whose translation is MGQTEVIDLVGDPDASLLPALDCLDRHGILAYPTETVYGLGSLATPRGVSSLAAAKNRPPNRPFIVLVGSKAQADSLAWNSAAERLVERFWPGPLTIVLGDPDRSFPPGVRSVEGGVAVRLSPDPAVRRLLDELGEPVTSTSANLPGESPALTAASAVETLRRIGVVGGCVIDGGARVDTAPSTLVTCTTPAPRILREGAVPKPLILDLF
- the ispD gene encoding 2-C-methyl-D-erythritol 4-phosphate cytidylyltransferase, translating into MTERNARTEPSEARVGVVIAGAGSGRRLGGVSKALLEMGGRSLLEHSLAPFLAESRTAAVVVALPPAEVVEPPARLVRLSRVKFVGGGKERAESVKAALETLPTGLDVIAVHDAARPLVTEDTVTKCFDLALTGVGAVAGIPVVDSMKRVDGAGRVLEEVEREYLWHAHTPQCFPADFLLRAYRAGFGDAGSAMVADEASLAAHMGFPVVMVAEDSPNPKITYRSDLELAEAVLSRRR
- the gap gene encoding type I glyceraldehyde-3-phosphate dehydrogenase encodes the protein MSVKLAINGFGRIGRHALRAVAVSERNDVKIVAVNDLASIDTLAHLLRYDSMHGRYPGSVEVDESASAILVDGALVRVLSEPRPERIPWGELGVDVALESTGRFRSREDAALHLEAGARKVVISAPGNGVDATFVLGVNHDTYSRRDHHVVSNASCTTNCLAPVVKVIADRFGFKRGLVTTVHSYTNGQNIIDAPHKDLRRARAAAVSMIPTTTGAARATGVVLPEVQGRIDGLSVRVPTADVSLIDLVAEVESDASAESVNDAMRQASAGPLAGILEVSDEPLVSVDFVGNPHSAVVDAMSTAVIERRMVKVLAWYDNEWGYANRLVDLAAVVGA
- the aroE gene encoding shikimate dehydrogenase, whose translation is MPKPEHPQVLALLGDPVAHSLSPPVVNAACAAAGVKGVYVAIRCGEDDLGGLIRGISRGGAGGNVTLPYKERAARIVEVPTAAVRRSGACNTFWRGDDGRVHGDNTDVAGFQRAVEHLCGRSAQGMRVLLLGAGGAARAVLLALVKDGVDQVTVRNRSLERARRVARRIGGFRARVANVQEDIDGESFDLVVNATSLGMKESDGRVLNFERLRKIGYVLDLVYRADSTRLVQSAVELGIPAADGKEMLVQQAAVAFERWWKRPAPIEVMREAVAAACE
- a CDS encoding low molecular weight protein arginine phosphatase — translated: MDSPNGSTALHVLFVCAGNTCRSPMAEAIAVRKASDLSRRVEFRSAGTAAHEGDPVTGGALRAAARAGLDLARHTATLVDEEIANWADVILVMSPGHLARLRRLGAGDRSFLLSAFSTAKEAPSAEDVGVPDPFGGGSDVYEHTFAVLEGLVEDAIHRLEG
- a CDS encoding phosphoglycerate kinase; translated protein: MVDGEITDDARARAVVPTFRYLVGNAARVCVLSHFGRPGGRPDPAHSLAPVAKTLASLLDHPVRFVEDSTPAVALARTSDLAPGEIALLENTRFHPGETGNDHELADGWAGLGEIMVNDAFGAAHRAHASTSGLAHAVRARGGIAVAGMLMTRELLFLAHALHDPIRPFNAFLGGAKIAGKLTLVDRLLGKVDALMIGGAIANTFLAACGHEVGASLVDSERIGLAAEFLKRGRDRIELPADCVVTERLVAGAPHRVVRANEVGPRDMIVDIGPETVARFRERVRDSRTVVMNGPFGVLDLPAYARGTAQVLEEIARLCETDGIGILGGGDSAAAARMAGLVERLTHVSTGGGASLALLAGENLPGVDCLNDVLQAAAEPPARVGVGA